From Acidimicrobiales bacterium, a single genomic window includes:
- the aroA gene encoding 3-phosphoshikimate 1-carboxyvinyltransferase translates to MTPAVFEVEGGAALRGRLRVPGDKSISHRALLLAARADGLSRLTGLSDGDDVARTAAAVGALGAEVDGRAPGAVHVTGGPSRLHEPEGVIDVGNSATGMRLLAGFVASFDWLTVLQGDASVARRPMARVVDPLRRMGATVDGRQGGTLAPLVVRGGGLAGIDYTPPVASAQVKSAVLLAGLGAAEDTVVRESVVTRTHTEELLSACGAKVDVTPDGSGQVVRLRPSTLSPLTLAVPGDPSHAAFWVVAASIVPGSEVVVERVYVGPGRSGFLDVLARMGAAIELKWRDDTTADIVVCHASLRGTEVTGDEVPALVDEIPVLAVAAAMADGATTFRDLAELRVKESDRVATVGSELSALGARVEAVGDDLVVIGGAGLRGAGVRSHGDHRVAMAMAVAGLAAQGGTRVEEWDAVATSYPGFVSDLGKLR, encoded by the coding sequence ATGACGCCCGCCGTCTTCGAGGTCGAGGGGGGAGCCGCCCTGCGGGGCCGACTGCGGGTGCCGGGCGATAAGTCGATCTCGCACCGGGCGCTGCTGCTCGCCGCCCGAGCCGATGGACTCTCCCGCCTCACGGGGCTCTCGGACGGTGACGACGTGGCTCGCACGGCCGCCGCGGTTGGTGCGCTCGGAGCCGAGGTCGACGGTCGGGCGCCAGGAGCGGTCCACGTCACCGGCGGTCCGAGCCGGCTGCACGAGCCCGAGGGCGTCATCGACGTCGGGAACTCGGCGACAGGGATGCGCCTGCTGGCTGGGTTCGTCGCCTCCTTCGACTGGCTGACCGTGCTCCAGGGGGATGCGTCCGTGGCCCGGCGTCCCATGGCCCGGGTCGTAGACCCGCTGCGGCGCATGGGCGCCACGGTCGACGGCCGCCAGGGTGGGACGCTGGCCCCGCTGGTCGTCCGGGGCGGGGGCCTGGCCGGGATCGACTACACGCCGCCGGTGGCCAGCGCCCAGGTGAAGTCGGCGGTGCTGTTGGCCGGGCTCGGGGCAGCAGAGGACACAGTCGTGCGCGAGTCGGTTGTCACCCGCACCCACACCGAGGAGCTGCTGTCGGCGTGTGGAGCCAAGGTGGACGTCACACCGGACGGGTCCGGCCAGGTCGTCCGGCTGCGGCCATCGACCCTGTCACCGCTTACCCTGGCCGTGCCGGGCGATCCCTCCCACGCCGCCTTCTGGGTCGTCGCCGCCTCGATCGTGCCCGGCAGCGAGGTGGTGGTCGAGCGGGTGTACGTGGGACCGGGACGATCCGGCTTCCTCGACGTCCTGGCTCGCATGGGCGCGGCCATCGAGCTGAAGTGGCGCGACGACACCACCGCCGACATCGTCGTCTGCCACGCCTCCCTCCGCGGCACAGAGGTGACGGGCGACGAGGTGCCTGCTCTTGTCGACGAGATACCGGTACTGGCGGTGGCGGCGGCGATGGCCGATGGAGCGACGACCTTCCGCGACCTGGCCGAGCTCAGGGTGAAGGAGAGCGACCGGGTGGCCACGGTCGGCAGCGAGCTGTCCGCTCTCGGCGCCAGGGTCGAGGCTGTGGGCGACGACCTCGTTGTCATCGGCGGGGCCGGCTTGAGGGGAGCAGGCGTCCGGTCGCACGGTGACCACCGGGTGGCGATGGCGATGGCGGTGGCCGGCCTGGCCGCTCAGGGCGGGACCAGAGTGGAGGAGTGGGACGCGGTCGCGACCAGCTACCCCGGATTTGTGTCCGATCTCGGGAAGCTGCGATGA
- a CDS encoding prephenate dehydrogenase, with translation MTSPAEPARERGRAAVVGTESRRAAVVGTGLIGGSIGLALRARGWRVTGSDTAAGRAERALELGALDAVGDDPEAEVTFLATPVSEVVAAARAALADVGRGGTSVVTDVGGVKGPIVSAVDHPRFVGGHPMAGSEQDGIDGADPELFAGATWVLTPTASTDPEAFTRLRAVLTSLGADVLAVPPERHDELVAVVSHVPHLTAAALMGLASEAAEHHGALLRLAAGGFRDMTRVAAGHPGIWPDICAENASAIVTVLDQLATDLTKVRDVVAGGDRAALFGILERAREARRSLPTRLPRPEDLVEVRVPVPDRPGVLAEVTTLAGELGVNIEDLEIAHSAEGDRGVLVMVVDAGASDLVRGALLARGYRPSHQPLG, from the coding sequence ATGACCTCCCCGGCTGAGCCGGCCCGGGAGCGCGGCCGGGCGGCGGTGGTCGGCACGGAATCTCGCCGGGCGGCGGTGGTCGGCACCGGCCTCATCGGGGGGTCGATCGGGCTGGCCCTCCGGGCCAGGGGCTGGCGCGTGACCGGCTCGGACACGGCGGCTGGGCGGGCGGAGCGGGCGCTCGAGCTGGGCGCCCTGGACGCCGTGGGCGACGATCCCGAGGCCGAGGTGACCTTCCTCGCCACGCCAGTGTCAGAGGTGGTCGCCGCGGCCCGAGCGGCCCTGGCCGACGTCGGGCGTGGCGGGACGAGCGTCGTCACCGACGTGGGAGGCGTGAAGGGACCCATCGTGTCGGCGGTGGACCATCCTCGGTTCGTCGGCGGTCATCCCATGGCCGGCTCCGAGCAGGACGGGATCGACGGCGCCGACCCCGAGCTCTTCGCCGGTGCCACGTGGGTGCTCACTCCCACGGCATCCACCGACCCCGAGGCGTTCACGCGGCTGCGTGCCGTGCTGACGTCCCTCGGTGCAGATGTCCTCGCCGTGCCCCCCGAACGCCACGACGAGCTCGTGGCCGTGGTGTCGCACGTCCCCCACCTGACCGCGGCGGCGCTCATGGGACTGGCCTCGGAGGCGGCCGAGCACCACGGCGCCCTGTTGCGCCTGGCCGCTGGCGGCTTCCGAGACATGACGCGAGTTGCCGCCGGCCATCCGGGGATCTGGCCCGACATCTGCGCCGAGAACGCGTCGGCGATCGTGACCGTGCTGGATCAGCTGGCCACCGATCTCACGAAGGTCCGCGATGTCGTCGCCGGCGGCGACCGGGCCGCGCTGTTCGGCATTCTGGAGCGGGCCCGCGAGGCCAGGCGCAGCCTCCCGACACGGCTGCCCCGCCCCGAGGACCTGGTCGAGGTGAGGGTGCCCGTACCTGACCGACCGGGCGTGCTCGCCGAGGTGACGACGCTGGCAGGCGAGCTCGGGGTCAACATCGAGGACTTGGAGATCGCGCACTCTGCTGAGGGCGACCGGGGCGTGCTGGTGATGGTCGTGGACGCCGGGGCCTCTGACTTGGTGCGGGGCGCGCTGCTGGCTCGCGGCTACCGTCCATCGCACCAGCCTCTCGGATGA
- the cmk gene encoding (d)CMP kinase, whose translation MSTSPGGKPIIAIDGPAGAGKSTLAASLAARLGLDRLDTGAMYRAVAFAALRHGVDPSDAQAVADVARRVHIDLGPLVHVDGIDATEELRGPGVTKVVSAVAANPEVRRELVRRQRAWVEAHGGGVIEGRDIATVVLPGADLKIYVTASESERARRRALEAEATAHDLDPSVVAADLARRDHLDSTRQSSPLAVAEGAVIVDTTDRSVEEIVEEVLTRL comes from the coding sequence ATGAGCACCTCGCCGGGTGGCAAGCCGATCATCGCCATCGACGGACCGGCCGGGGCCGGGAAGTCGACGCTCGCCGCGTCGCTCGCCGCTCGCCTTGGTCTCGATCGGCTCGACACCGGAGCCATGTACCGGGCGGTCGCCTTCGCCGCCCTCCGACACGGTGTCGATCCGTCTGACGCGCAGGCTGTCGCCGACGTGGCCCGCCGGGTGCACATCGATCTCGGCCCCCTCGTCCACGTCGACGGCATCGACGCCACCGAGGAGCTTCGGGGCCCGGGCGTCACCAAGGTGGTGTCGGCCGTGGCCGCCAACCCCGAGGTCCGCCGCGAGCTGGTGCGCCGGCAGCGCGCCTGGGTCGAGGCCCACGGCGGGGGTGTCATCGAGGGCCGCGACATCGCCACGGTCGTGCTGCCCGGTGCCGACCTCAAGATCTACGTCACCGCCAGCGAGTCCGAACGGGCCCGGCGGCGGGCGCTGGAAGCCGAGGCCACCGCCCACGATCTCGACCCGTCTGTGGTGGCCGCCGACCTGGCCAGGCGGGATCACCTCGACTCGACACGACAGAGCTCTCCTCTTGCCGTCGCCGAGGGAGCCGTGATAGTCGACACCACGGACCGTAGCGTCGAGGAGATCGTGGAGGAGGTGCTGACCCGGCTGTGA
- a CDS encoding lysophospholipid acyltransferase family protein has translation MKPSLIFYAVARAVLVGWCRLYHRLTVEGKERVPTEGPYILAPVHRSIVDTFAIAVVTRRRLRYMGKEELWKVPWFGRIIDSLGAFPVHRDATDREAFRRCVEVIEGGEPLVLFPEGTRRSGPTVTELREGAVYLAARTDVPIVPVGIGGSEMALPRGTRFPRPVKIHLVVGEPITVKVAAERPSRGTAGRRADRLSRRELHEVTERLRAELQTLFDQARTRAGA, from the coding sequence GTGAAGCCTTCACTGATCTTCTACGCCGTCGCTCGGGCCGTGCTCGTCGGGTGGTGCCGGCTGTACCACCGGCTCACGGTCGAGGGGAAAGAGCGCGTGCCGACCGAGGGGCCGTACATCCTGGCTCCGGTCCACCGCTCGATCGTGGACACCTTCGCCATCGCGGTGGTGACCCGCCGGCGTCTGCGCTACATGGGCAAGGAAGAGCTCTGGAAGGTTCCCTGGTTCGGCCGCATCATCGATTCTCTCGGAGCCTTCCCGGTCCACCGGGACGCCACCGATCGGGAGGCCTTTCGCCGGTGTGTCGAGGTCATCGAGGGCGGAGAGCCGCTCGTCCTGTTTCCCGAAGGCACCCGCCGCTCGGGCCCGACGGTGACCGAGCTTCGTGAGGGAGCGGTCTATCTGGCCGCCCGCACCGACGTACCCATCGTTCCCGTCGGCATCGGTGGGTCCGAGATGGCGCTGCCAAGAGGGACGCGTTTTCCGCGCCCGGTCAAGATCCACCTGGTGGTGGGCGAGCCGATCACGGTCAAGGTCGCTGCCGAACGACCGAGCCGCGGCACCGCCGGACGCCGGGCCGACCGCCTCTCCCGCCGGGAGTTGCACGAGGTCACCGAGCGGCTGCGGGCCGAGCTCCAGACGCTGTTCGACCAGGCTCGAACCCGGGCCGGCGCCTGA
- the ispH gene encoding 4-hydroxy-3-methylbut-2-enyl diphosphate reductase, producing the protein MTVQRVLLAQPRGFCAGVEMAIKALAWMVRVFQPPVYCYHEIVHNQVVVDRFRRLGVVFVDDVAEVPPGAPLMLSAHGSAPEVVAAARASGGVVVNAVCPLVTKVHHEVKVRAGKGYTVVYVGHEGHEEAVGTVAVAPDAVQLVESEDDVTALPDPGTPVALLAQTTLSHDEWTGIMERARDRFPGLWMPGRSDLCFATTNRQSALKAIAGRSDAVVVLGSANSSNTRALEKVARSAGCRRVYRVNSAQELPDDLDGTVGVTAGASAPEELVDAVVARLAPQDGTEAVDVTIEDEYFPPPRELRDLLRAVATAVGCLVTAPPDTPAALTDDRAMAASEALGALAS; encoded by the coding sequence GTGACTGTCCAGCGGGTACTACTGGCCCAGCCCCGAGGGTTCTGCGCCGGCGTCGAGATGGCCATCAAGGCCCTGGCGTGGATGGTGCGGGTCTTCCAGCCGCCCGTCTACTGCTACCACGAGATCGTGCACAACCAGGTTGTCGTGGACCGATTCCGCCGCCTCGGCGTCGTCTTCGTCGACGACGTGGCCGAGGTGCCGCCCGGAGCCCCCCTCATGCTCAGCGCCCACGGCTCGGCCCCCGAGGTCGTGGCGGCCGCCCGTGCCAGCGGCGGCGTCGTCGTGAACGCCGTGTGCCCGCTGGTCACCAAGGTCCATCACGAGGTGAAGGTCCGGGCAGGCAAGGGCTACACGGTGGTGTACGTGGGCCACGAGGGTCACGAGGAGGCGGTAGGGACCGTGGCGGTGGCTCCTGACGCGGTGCAGCTGGTCGAGTCGGAGGACGACGTGACTGCCCTGCCCGATCCCGGCACGCCCGTGGCGCTCCTGGCCCAAACCACGCTCAGCCACGACGAGTGGACCGGCATCATGGAGCGGGCCCGGGACCGGTTCCCGGGTCTGTGGATGCCGGGCCGCAGCGACCTGTGCTTCGCCACCACCAACCGGCAATCGGCGCTCAAGGCCATCGCCGGCCGCTCCGACGCAGTCGTGGTCCTCGGATCTGCCAACTCCTCGAACACACGGGCGCTGGAGAAGGTGGCGCGATCCGCCGGCTGCCGCCGCGTCTACCGGGTCAACTCGGCACAGGAGCTTCCTGATGATCTGGATGGAACCGTCGGGGTCACCGCGGGCGCCTCGGCGCCCGAGGAGCTCGTGGATGCGGTCGTGGCCCGTCTGGCGCCCCAGGACGGTACCGAGGCCGTCGATGTGACCATCGAGGACGAGTACTTCCCGCCGCCACGTGAGCTGCGGGACCTCCTTCGGGCGGTGGCGACGGCGGTGGGTTGCCTGGTGACGGCTCCACCCGACACCCCCGCCGCCCTGACCGACGACCGAGCCATGGCCGCCAGCGAGGCCCTCGGCGCCCTCGCCAGCTGA
- a CDS encoding pseudouridine synthase → MADAGSGGPASGERVQKVLASLGFGSRRACEELIVEGRVRVNGERAHLGRRIDLTADFVEVDGVPVGVRPGLVYYLLNKPGGVVTTATDPLGRPTVVELVPERPRVFPVGRLDADSEGLLILTNDGELAQRLSHPSFGVDKEYLAHVEGKPSPGALRRLREGVELEDGLTAPASAAAVSPGLLRLVIHEGRNRQVRRMCAAVGHPVVRLVRTRIGPLADRRLPPGHWRELSVAEVRRLAEAAQPAREAGPKNRPAPARGTSRGGR, encoded by the coding sequence ATGGCTGACGCGGGTTCAGGAGGGCCGGCGAGCGGCGAGCGGGTGCAGAAGGTCCTCGCCAGCCTCGGTTTCGGCAGCCGCCGGGCCTGCGAGGAGCTCATCGTCGAGGGCAGGGTGCGCGTCAACGGAGAACGGGCCCATCTGGGCCGGCGAATCGACCTGACCGCAGACTTCGTGGAGGTCGACGGTGTGCCCGTCGGTGTGCGTCCGGGCCTCGTCTATTACCTGCTCAACAAGCCCGGGGGAGTCGTGACGACAGCGACCGACCCCCTCGGCCGGCCCACGGTCGTCGAGCTGGTACCGGAGCGCCCCCGGGTCTTCCCGGTCGGTCGCCTCGACGCCGACAGTGAGGGGCTGCTGATTCTCACCAACGACGGCGAGCTCGCCCAGCGGCTCAGCCACCCGTCCTTCGGCGTCGACAAGGAGTACCTGGCGCACGTGGAAGGCAAGCCCTCGCCGGGCGCCCTGCGCCGGCTGCGCGAGGGCGTGGAGCTGGAGGACGGGCTGACGGCGCCGGCGTCGGCGGCCGCGGTGAGCCCCGGCCTTCTTCGCCTGGTCATCCACGAGGGCCGCAACCGGCAGGTGCGACGCATGTGCGCGGCCGTGGGTCACCCGGTCGTGCGCCTGGTACGGACGCGGATCGGTCCCCTCGCTGACCGGCGCCTGCCCCCGGGACATTGGCGGGAGCTGTCCGTTGCCGAGGTGCGGAGGTTGGCCGAGGCGGCACAACCGGCCCGGGAGGCCGGCCCGAAGAATCGGCCGGCTCCGGCCAGAGGGACGTCCCGGGGCGGAAGGTAG
- the aroH gene encoding chorismate mutase, whose amino-acid sequence MPPAVRAVRGATTVDTDTEDQVTTRVHALLGAILERNGLAKDDLISIVFTATDDVVSMFPAAAARTMGLGDVPLLCARELGVVGGQPRCIRVLLHVTTDRRRDEIDHVYLESARGLRDDLPG is encoded by the coding sequence ATGCCCCCGGCCGTCAGAGCCGTCCGCGGCGCCACCACCGTCGATACTGATACGGAGGACCAGGTCACCACGCGCGTCCACGCGCTGCTCGGTGCCATCCTGGAGCGCAACGGGCTGGCCAAGGATGACCTCATCAGCATCGTCTTCACCGCCACCGACGACGTGGTCTCGATGTTCCCTGCCGCGGCCGCTCGGACCATGGGTCTGGGCGACGTGCCGCTGCTCTGCGCCCGGGAGCTGGGGGTCGTCGGAGGCCAGCCCCGTTGCATTCGCGTGCTCCTGCATGTGACCACGGACCGGAGACGGGACGAGATCGACCACGTCTACCTCGAATCGGCCCGGGGGCTTCGAGATGACCTCCCCGGCTGA